The Mycolicibacterium cosmeticum sequence CGATGCGGTTGAGCGCGCTGCGGAACATCATCGGGTTCGGCTTGCCGACGAAATACGGCTCCCGTCCGGTGGCCTTGGTGATCATGGCCGCCACCGAACCGGTGGCCGGCAGCGGGCCCTGCGCGGACGGGCCGGTCACGTCGGGATTGGTGGCGATGAACCGGGCGCCGTCCCCGATGAGGCGGACGGCCTTGGTGATCGCCTCGAACGAGTACGTCCGGGTCTCACCGAGCACGACGAAATCGGGCTCGGTGTCGGTCAGGGTGTAGCCGATCTCGTGGAGCGCGGTGGTGAGGCCGGCCTCGCCGATGACGTATGCCGAGCCGCCGGACAGCTGGTCGTCCAGGAACGCCGCGGTGGCCAGCGCCGAGGTCCAGATGGCTTCCTCGGGCACGCTCAGTCCGGACCGGCTGAGCCGGGCGGCCAGATCGCGCGGGGTGAAGATCGAGTTGTTGGTCAGCACCAGGAACGGCCGGTCCTTCTCGGTGAGCCGGGCCAGGAACTCGGCGGCACCGGGCAAGGCGTGCTCCTCGCGCACCAGGACGCCGTCCATGTCGGTCAGCCAGCACTGCGCGGGCAGTCGCATCCGTGTCGACGCGTCGGCGGCAGCCGTAGTGGGCATGAGAATGGTTCTCCCGGTTGATGTTTCACTCGTAACGTCGGATGACGGGACGGTCCGGACACCAGCCTAGTCGCCGTCGCGCTACTGCACCCGCACTGTCGAGATGTTCACCGGGTCGGCCGGCTTGCCGTCGTCCCCGCCGCCGCCGACACCGCCGGCGGCGATCTGATCGAGCACCGCCAGTCCCGTCTCGTCGACGGTGCCGAACGCGGTGTAGGTGGGCGGCAGCTGCGAGTCCCGGTAGACCAGGAAGAACTGGCTGCCGTTGGTGCCGGGCCCGGAATTGGCCATCGCGAGCGTGCCGCGCGGATAGATCACCGGTGTCTTCACGGCCGGATCGGTCAGCCGGTACTGGTTGGTCGGGTACTCGTTGGGGAACTGGTAGCCGGGACCGCCCTTGCCGGTGCCGGTCGGGTCACCGCACTGCAGCACGCTCAGGTCGCTGCCGGTGGTCAGCCGGTGGCACGGCGTCCCGTCGAAGAAGCCCTGCGCGGCCAGGCTGGCGAAATTGTTCACCGTGCACGGTGCCTTGGCGTTGTCGAGTTCGACCGGAATGGCGCCGCGGTCGGTGGCGATCACGCCGGCCACCGTCGCGGGGGCGGTCGGCACCTTGCCCATCCGCGGCGGGGTCACCGGCCGGGCGGCCTTCTCGGTGGTGGGCAGGTACTGGCAGTTGCCACCCAGGTTCACCGGCGGCTTGAACGACGGCAGCGGGTTGCCGGCCGCTGGTGTGGCGGGGTTGACGGGATCCCAGTCGTAGCGGTCCAGCCCGTTGCGGAAGTCCTCCAGCACCAGCCGGGTGAGCACGATGCCGACCACCAGCGCCAGGGTGCCCAGCACCGTCACCACGTAGCCGATGATCAGGCCGGCCAGCGCCATGCCGCGGCCCTCCTCGCCGGTGCGCTTGATCTGCGACAGGGAGATGTGGCCGAACACGATGCCCAGCGGGGCGATCAGGAACGCACAGACGAGCGAGGCGATCGCCAGCGCGTTGGTGGGCCGGCCGGGCGGCGGGGGATACCCGGGCGGCGGGTAGCCGACCGGAGGTGGGCCGTACGGCGGGGGAACCGTCACCGACTCAGTCCAGCTGGATCGACTTCACCGTGACCTCTTGTGCGGGCTTGCCGTCCTGGCCTCCGCCCGCGACACCGGCCTTGGCGATCTTGTCCAGCGTCTCCAGGCCGGTCTTGTCGATGGTGCCGAACACGGTGTAGTTCGGCGGCAGCTGCGAATCCTGGTAGACGAGGAAGAACTGGCTGCCGTTGGTGCCCGGCCCGGCGTTGGCCATGGCCAACGTGCCGCGCGGGTAGAGCACCGGCTGCTGCAGCGCCGGGTTGTCGGGCTGGTACTGGTTGGTCGGGTACTCGTTGGCGAACTGGTAGCCCGGGCCGCCGGTGCCGGTGCCGGTCGGGTCACCGCACTGCAGCACCGCGAGCCCGCCGGTGGTCAGCCGGTGGCATTGCGTGTCGTTGAAGTAACCCTGCTGGGCCAGGCTGGCGAAGCTGTTGACCGTGCAGGGAGCCTTGGCGTTGTCCAGCTGCAGGCCGATATTGCCCTGGTTGGTCGCCATGCTGACGCTGATCTGCGGCGGGTCCGTCGGCACCTTGCCCGTCCGCGGCGGGTTGACCTTCTTGCTGGCGGCTTCGGTGGTCGCCGGGTACTGGCAGTTGGAGCCGAGGTCGGCGGGTGCGGCGAAGGCGGGCAGCTTGCCGTCGGCGGCCGGCTGCGGTGCGCCGGAGGTGGACGAACTGGGCGAGGCCGACGCCGTCGCGCTGCCGGAATCCTTGTTGGTGTAGATGACGGTGAACACCGCGGCGCCGGCAACCACGATCACGCCGACCACCGAGGCGATGATGGTGAAGAGCCGCCGCCTGCGGGCCTGTGCCGCCCGGCGCTCCAGCTGCCGGTCGAGCTTGCGCTTGGCCGTTTCCCGTCGCTGTTTGTTGGTCGGCACCGCCGCTGTCCTCCTACGTCAGGGTCATACTCGGCACCGAGTGTGCCAGGCGTTACTGGATGCGCGTGCCGCGACCCGCGGTCGCCCGAACGCGCATGGGAAAATGGCGCGGTGTTGATCACCGGATTCCCGGCCGGCGTGCTGGCGTGCAATTGCTACGTCATCGCGCCGCACGACGGTGCCGACGCGATCATCGTCGATCCGGGGCAGCGGGCCTCCGGACCGTTGCAGCGGATCCTGGACCGGCACCGGCTCACCCCGGCGGCGGTGCTGCTCACCCACGGGCACATCGACCACATGTGGTCGGCGCAGAAGGTGGCCGACACCTACGGCTGCCCGGTGTTCATCCATCCCGAGGACCGCGCGATGCTGACCGATCCGATCATGGACCTCGGTTCGGGACTCATGATGGGGATCGGGAAGCGGCTGGTGGGCGCGTTCTTCACCGAGCCCAAACAGGTGGTCGAACTCACCGGCGACGGCGAACTGCTCGACCTCGGTGGCATCCCCGTCACCGTCGACCACACGCCCGGGCACACGCCCGGGTCGGTGGTGTTCCGCATCGGCCAGAGCGCCTTCACCGGGGACACCCTGTTCAAGGGCGCGATCGGCCGCAGCGACCTGCTGGGCGGCAGCGGCCGGGCGCTGCTGACGTCCATCGTCAACAAATTGTTGGTGCTCGACGACGACACCGTGGTACTACCTGGGCACGGCCCGAAGTCCACCATCGGCATCGAGCGCCGCACCAACCCCT is a genomic window containing:
- a CDS encoding MBL fold metallo-hydrolase yields the protein MLITGFPAGVLACNCYVIAPHDGADAIIVDPGQRASGPLQRILDRHRLTPAAVLLTHGHIDHMWSAQKVADTYGCPVFIHPEDRAMLTDPIMDLGSGLMMGIGKRLVGAFFTEPKQVVELTGDGELLDLGGIPVTVDHTPGHTPGSVVFRIGQSAFTGDTLFKGAIGRSDLLGGSGRALLTSIVNKLLVLDDDTVVLPGHGPKSTIGIERRTNPFLEGLTL
- a CDS encoding HAD-IIA family hydrolase produces the protein MRLPAQCWLTDMDGVLVREEHALPGAAEFLARLTEKDRPFLVLTNNSIFTPRDLAARLSRSGLSVPEEAIWTSALATAAFLDDQLSGGSAYVIGEAGLTTALHEIGYTLTDTEPDFVVLGETRTYSFEAITKAVRLIGDGARFIATNPDVTGPSAQGPLPATGSVAAMITKATGREPYFVGKPNPMMFRSALNRIAAHSETTVMVGDRMDTDVVAGIEAGLDTILVLTGSTTEADITSYPFRPGRVLPSIAEAIELI
- a CDS encoding peptidylprolyl isomerase, whose protein sequence is MTVPPPYGPPPVGYPPPGYPPPPGRPTNALAIASLVCAFLIAPLGIVFGHISLSQIKRTGEEGRGMALAGLIIGYVVTVLGTLALVVGIVLTRLVLEDFRNGLDRYDWDPVNPATPAAGNPLPSFKPPVNLGGNCQYLPTTEKAARPVTPPRMGKVPTAPATVAGVIATDRGAIPVELDNAKAPCTVNNFASLAAQGFFDGTPCHRLTTGSDLSVLQCGDPTGTGKGGPGYQFPNEYPTNQYRLTDPAVKTPVIYPRGTLAMANSGPGTNGSQFFLVYRDSQLPPTYTAFGTVDETGLAVLDQIAAGGVGGGGDDGKPADPVNISTVRVQ
- a CDS encoding peptidylprolyl isomerase yields the protein MPTNKQRRETAKRKLDRQLERRAAQARRRRLFTIIASVVGVIVVAGAAVFTVIYTNKDSGSATASASPSSSTSGAPQPAADGKLPAFAAPADLGSNCQYPATTEAASKKVNPPRTGKVPTDPPQISVSMATNQGNIGLQLDNAKAPCTVNSFASLAQQGYFNDTQCHRLTTGGLAVLQCGDPTGTGTGGPGYQFANEYPTNQYQPDNPALQQPVLYPRGTLAMANAGPGTNGSQFFLVYQDSQLPPNYTVFGTIDKTGLETLDKIAKAGVAGGGQDGKPAQEVTVKSIQLD